The Paenibacillus tianjinensis genome has a window encoding:
- a CDS encoding AAA family ATPase, which translates to MSTGQEQLQDYMRLPAEVLYREELEALRREDKGRIPAGWQMSPRAVFTFIAGGKAGSKVITPKYIGNTRLIEMAVATLVTDRALLLIGEPGTAKSWLSENLAAAIYGNSGLVVQGTAGTSEEHVRYSWNYAMLLANGPTPEALVKSPIMRAMEDGGIARFEEISRCASEVQDALISILSEKTISVPELGKEAGARKGFSIIATANTRDRGVNEMSAALKRRFNIIVLPAPSDIETELSIVKKRVAEIASSYELQAAVPADDALLKVVTIFRELRSGMTLDKKEKLKTPAGVISTAEAISLLTNSMALAASFGSGELTDSDLAAGLQGAIVKDDEKDKLVWKEYLDNVMKKKGTEWRGLYQACKEMNE; encoded by the coding sequence AGCTTCAGGACTATATGCGGCTGCCTGCAGAGGTTTTGTATCGGGAGGAGCTTGAAGCACTGCGCAGGGAGGATAAGGGCAGAATTCCGGCAGGCTGGCAGATGTCGCCGCGTGCAGTATTCACATTCATCGCCGGAGGTAAGGCCGGAAGCAAGGTCATTACCCCGAAATATATTGGCAACACGCGGCTGATCGAAATGGCCGTCGCTACACTGGTCACCGACCGGGCGCTGCTGCTGATCGGAGAACCGGGAACGGCTAAATCCTGGCTGTCCGAGAATCTGGCTGCGGCGATTTACGGTAACTCCGGGCTGGTGGTCCAGGGGACAGCCGGTACAAGTGAGGAGCATGTGCGCTACTCCTGGAACTACGCCATGCTGCTGGCGAACGGACCGACCCCGGAGGCGCTGGTCAAAAGCCCGATTATGCGGGCAATGGAGGACGGGGGCATCGCCCGGTTTGAAGAGATTTCCCGCTGTGCTTCCGAAGTGCAGGATGCGCTGATCTCCATTCTCTCGGAGAAGACGATCTCCGTGCCGGAACTAGGCAAGGAGGCCGGTGCCCGCAAAGGCTTCTCGATCATTGCCACAGCCAACACCAGAGACCGCGGGGTCAATGAAATGTCCGCTGCGCTGAAGCGGCGGTTCAATATCATCGTGCTGCCTGCACCTTCAGATATTGAAACAGAGCTGTCCATTGTCAAGAAACGGGTTGCTGAGATCGCTTCCTCATACGAGCTTCAGGCTGCCGTACCCGCGGATGATGCCCTGCTCAAAGTAGTGACGATTTTCCGGGAACTGCGCAGCGGGATGACGCTCGACAAGAAAGAGAAGTTGAAGACGCCGGCCGGGGTAATTTCCACCGCAGAGGCGATTTCCCTCTTGACCAATAGCATGGCGCTGGCCGCAAGCTTCGGCAGCGGTGAGCTGACCGACAGTGATCTTGCTGCCGGCCTCCAGGGGGCTATCGTCAAGGATGATGAAAAGGATAAGCTCGTCTGGAAGGAATATCTGGATAATGTCATGAAGAAAAAAGGAACGGAGTGGCGCGGCCTTTATCAGGCCTGTAAGGAGATGAACGAGTGA